Proteins from a single region of Weeksella virosa DSM 16922:
- a CDS encoding 3'-5' exonuclease encodes MNSSTLQKILFIDIETVPQAKDWNDLDERTQILWDKKTMHQRQELSAEKFYAHHAGILAEFGKIICISCGLVHQGEIRVKSFYGHHEEKILQDFCQLLHENYSKSDHLLCAHNGKEFDFPYIARRLIIHQIPIPKLLQIQGKKPWEITLLDTLDLWKFGDYKHYTSLDLLAHILGIESPKDDIDGSQVAQIYYEEKNLDRIKNYCEKDVITLINVFLRMNHLPIIHKM; translated from the coding sequence ATGAATAGTTCTACCCTTCAAAAAATACTTTTCATCGATATCGAGACCGTTCCTCAGGCCAAGGATTGGAATGATTTGGACGAGCGTACCCAAATTTTGTGGGATAAAAAAACAATGCATCAGCGACAAGAGCTCTCTGCAGAAAAGTTTTATGCTCACCATGCTGGTATTTTGGCCGAGTTCGGTAAAATTATTTGCATTTCTTGTGGGCTTGTTCATCAGGGCGAGATCCGTGTAAAGAGTTTTTATGGGCATCATGAAGAAAAGATTTTGCAAGATTTCTGTCAATTACTACACGAAAATTACTCTAAAAGCGATCATTTACTTTGTGCACATAATGGTAAAGAATTTGACTTCCCGTATATTGCACGTCGTTTGATTATTCATCAAATACCAATCCCAAAGCTTTTACAAATACAAGGAAAAAAACCTTGGGAAATTACACTGCTCGACACGCTAGATTTATGGAAATTTGGCGATTATAAACACTACACTTCTCTAGATTTATTGGCACATATTTTAGGAATAGAATCACCCAAAGATGATATAGACGGATCGCAAGTAGCACAAATATATTATGAAGAAAAAAATCTTGATCGTATAAAAAACTATTGCGAAAAGGATGTTATTACATTGATAAATGTTTTTCTTCGGATGAATCATCTTCCTATTATTCACAAAATGTAA